Below is a genomic region from Trichoderma asperellum chromosome 2, complete sequence.
GGCTACTCAGCAACGATGGCTCACTGCGCCCCCGTCGACACATACTGTTCGTGTTCGGCTTATAAAAGATGTCGGAATAATGAGCCTACCTTCAGCTCTTTTGCTAGATCCAGTAGCTGAGGGGCATGAAATTCTCAATGGAGCAGATACAGCATATTTGATTGAAAACGAAAACCTTGGAAAGAAAGCTGTCTTTGATTTGGGCGTTCGGAAAGACTGGTGGAATCTACCGCCCAAAGTTCGAGACCCACTTGCCTTCTGTGTTGGAATCAACGTTGAAAAGGACGTTCCGGAAGTCTTACAAGAGAGAGATATATCATTGGATACTATCAATGATGTCATCTGGAGTCATTCCCACTTGGATCACCGAGGGGATGTATAGCTCTTCCCGCCAAACACTACATTGAATTATGGGAAAGAGATGGCGGTTATGAAACCCGAAATCACAGGAACGGAAGAGGCGGTTTTTCTTTCGTCAGACTTCGCTGGACGTCATAATAATGAGATTGACTTCAGCAAATCCACGTCCAAGATTGGTGGATTTAACGCCCTTGGCTTTTATGACGATGAATCTTTCTATCTTCTAGACACTCCTGGTCACGACCTGGGCCATTTAAGCGCTCTGGCTAGGGCTACAAGCTCAAAAGATGGACATGGAAAGGATACGTTTATTCTCCTTGTTGGGGATGCTTGTCATTTTGCGGTGTCTTGAGACCAAACGTTTCGCACCCATTTCCGCATCCTTATCTTCCAAGGTCTACGATTGGGGTTTCGGAAATCGAAAATTCGGAGTCGCTGCTAAGACGCCATCCAAGATGTCAGCAGTCGCCACTATCTGCAGCTGGATCGGTCAAAGAAGCTCGCGTAAACCCATGGTACGACGTCGCCACTGGGCAGCTATCCACGTTTTTAGATCCGATAGTTGGTCAAAGAACTGCGAATACGGTGAAAGAGGCTTTTGATGAAGCCGAAAATGTCTTTGTTGCGGTGTGCCATGATCTGAGTCTATTGGCTGAGGAGAACGGAAAACCAGTACTGCCAACACTCAACATGCTCCCCAAGAAGGCATGAATACCTGGTATGAGAATGGTTGGAAGAATAAGCTGTACTGGAAGTGGGTTAGTCAAATAGgcaaaaaggataaaaatGGAAGCGTCCAAATGCAGGAGCCAGTGATTACTGGATTCTGGGTGGATGGGGAGAAATTCGAGAAAGCGAAGGACGTTTTCAATAGAGTACTAAAAGAGTAGGGCATGTAAAgctatatagctaaattttatagtatattaaaatgtATCATGATTTGGAATATAGTTTCCTTCTTCACTGATCATCCTaactttttttgtctctttaaATTTCACACAGTAAGATTTATGTGGCGATTCAATCCATCATGGAATGCTAAAAGCCGTCACTGTATTTCCCATTACCTGTCTGGGGCACTAAGCAACCTTTTACAAACGCTTCAAAGTAATGTACGAAATAATCAACTGAATCCGAACCATTccataactatatttattaaagcgTTAAGAAACCATTGCTTGTGGATGCTCTCTCCGCCTTCTCAAGTTCCCAACTATTACAAAGCTGTCACTCTCGCTATTATCACTAATTATTCTTAATATCCGAAGTATCTAGCATAATGGTCATGTCATTGTTTGCTATCTTCATCACTCTAAAGCAACGAAACAGGATTTACTTTGTCCTATCATCTTACCCATTCCCCTTCAACATCTTACTGACCACCGCGTACACGGCTACTTAAGCTCAATATTAGCGACTCGTGCGGCTCTAAGCACCGTCTGCGGCATTAAACATGCAGTAGTCGATGTTTTTGTTATTGTTTGTTCCACCGTTATTGAGAGCGTAAGTGGGAAAGTTGTATTGTGTCCCGCTGGCACCCAAAACAGCAAAGCTGAGGATGAATACCATTACTTGTGTACCGCCATCCAGGGCGGCAGAGATTAGGTAGTTGTATTTAATGAAAAGTCCAGGGTGAAAGCGCCGGAGGTAAAATTGGGCAAATATTCCAAGGCCGAAAAACATGAGGAGTGATGAGTTGACGCCGACGCAAAGCACACCACTATACCAAATGATGATCGATGTGTTCACATCGCGGAAAAACTCGCGCTTAGTTAGTTTCCAAGCCAACCAAAACGGAATGGGTGCTGCGAATCCGAGCAAATACGACAATGTGACCCATTGGTATTGGCTACCAACCGAGAACATATTCTTAGCTAGTGACCAAGCTACCGCCAGCGTGTTATACGACTGCACATTTTGACCGGACCAGATATTGGTGCCATCTATAGACAGCAAAGTGCTTGTCTGGTTGTCCACAATACTGACCATCATCACGTAGTCCATGATGGCCCCGATAATTGTGCCCAGCATTTGGGCTGTAAAGGTCGCTTTGGGCGGTAAATGCGCCAACTGAGCCAATTTTAGATCGCGCAGCAGCCACTGACCTTGTTGGATGCCGTTGAATCCAAATACAGTGAAGTACATGTTGGCCAAGGGCTTTCCAGGCAATAGATAGCCGCTCAACATTTGAATGACAGGCTGTTGGTTGAACTGGAATCCAGTGAGGCCCATCTGCGCTCCAAAGAAGAGGATAAAAAGTGCGGCAAATATATTCGATACAATAAAAGCCCACCAAGGCAGTGTTGACTTGATCGAATAAAGGGTTATGATGCCGATGACAAATGATAGTACAAGAACGAGCCCATACCACCAATTCGGCACCTCGGCATACCCGTTTTGCATCATCAGCTTGTAGTGTGGATCCACTTCATCGTTGGCAATGGCCTGCTGCCGCCGATTTTGTTCGTATTCACTGCTCTGCTTCCGCCAGAACATATAAGTTGAAGCGTTTGTGAGTTTTCGCAAATTAGACGGGCGCAAAAAAGCCCACCCCTCCTTGATGTCGCCATAATTCCAGAGTAGCATATGAACAATGGCAGCAGTAATGCCAAGATTTGTTGTGATTAGATAAACCACATATGACCCAGATAGAAAGGGGAATCCTTGATCGGCAACGAGCGTGCTATTAATTGTGTTGTCATGGTTGAGAACAACCGTGAGGTTGTACTCGACAAAGTTAGTGGAATTAGACGACCCGTCGTATAGTAGCTGCGACAAGAATGGGAAATCCATAGATCGCCACACGTTGCCGTAGTAAACTCCCATGAATAGGACAATACATATCAAATATCCTGTCAAGCTGTTGACCAGCGTATAGAGCGGATACCAAAGAGGCGAGTTTAGTCCGGCAATGTAATTCCAATCAAAGCAAAGTCCAAGAAAACCGAGGCCTTCGTTGTTCTGCGCTCCTCCAAATAGATTGGTATACACCAGGCTGTCCTGCCGAGCCAAGCAAGGAATCGAAATGCCTTGAAAGATTGGTGCGATCCACAATGGGATGATCTCCCAAAAAAATGCACCGCTAAAGAATATACTGAAATATTTGAGCCGTTTTTTGGTCTCAGCTTTGTCGCGGTGTAACGTCTCTAATAGTGTATTGACGGGAATATTGATTGGCCATAACATCTTAGCTGGCTGCACCAGGACGGTACGAAGCAGACCTGCGATGCCATACGCCAGGAACTGTGAAGCAATAACGAGAAAGATGGCAGCACCTTGGTTCGGGTTTGACCCATAATAGAGTCGCTGAGCGGCAAGGATCTGCGTTGCTACTGCAGATGTTGAGCCAGCAGAGCCCATAATCACCATGAACGCGTGCTCTTTGGAATTGAAATCGCCCGGATTGAGAAAGCGACATAGTCGTGCTATGATGCCATCACCACTCGGGCGTGGgatgaaatgaaatggtAAAGCCAAAATGTATGCAATCACTGTAAGGAATACAACTGACACGTAGATGACCTGGGGCTTGAAATAGAAGATCTCCTGTAGCACTGACGCGAAAATGCACAAAATGAGGCCTGGAAGCAGTATCAAATCTTGTTAGTGAAAATATGAGAAATAGCAAACTATCCAAACTTACCAATTGTCAGTGCGCGAAATGTCCACGGAGAGTCATCTGGATTGTCGTCCACATGAAGAACGTGCGTAATTAGATCTTTTGCGTTATCTATTACCGTAACCTCACCAAATCGGTTTTCCTTCCTGACATCGTAGCTGTCGTCATTCTCATCCTCGGCAAAGCTGATGGCTCTCTCAACCTCTGCATCCATTCCAAGCTTCTTTTCGCTACTTTCAGCGTTGGACGCTGGATTTTCTGGAGTGATCTCATGATGcttttctctcccccctACCTCTTTACCATCCACTGCCACGTGAGCATTGATAGCGTCTTGCTGATCAGCCATAATGTCGATGGTTTGCTCCTCGCCAGCCTCTCataaagaggagagaactGATCCATGTTACTTTTTTCGACAACATCAGAACTATATATTGGCAACATATTCACAGTACTAATCGTATAGATCGTAGCTGCATGTCGTATATAATAGTAGGATGGTGGGGTAGCAAAAGTTCCAACTAGCTTATCACTCCCCGCGCCGCCTTTGGCGTAGAATCATTTCCTGAAAGGGGAGGAGCGGCTATGGTTTATTGCAGGCGAATTGCTAGAGGAACTTTCTAATCCTTCCCGGCAACAAAACTCCGGTCGCCCATCGTTCATTCGCTCTTTTTCGCTAAACTAGACGTTGATCCATGCATTCGTCCTTACCTAGCCCGAAAAGAATGGTCATTTGTGGCACTGCCGCTTGGTCGGCAGCCGATTAGCCGAGATGCAGTACGTGTTACCAAGAAGTCAATTCATAATCATTCCTTTTAATTGAATTCTTAGTGAAGCTgtgataaaagaaaagaaaagaagaagcgcacATCAATTCGAGACGGCTATATGGCTGTTAAAAATACAGATAAGAGACACGAAAAACCCAACAGCAACTCGCATTCATAAGTCTTGAATATTGAACTTCACTCTTTCCATGGAATGATGTGTTGCGTTTAAAGAACACTTGTTCTCTTCCAGCAACTTATTGAGATGCTCTTAATACTTATACCCGGCCCTCGTTAATTCAGCGGTCGCCAACGCGACTTAATGACCTTTGAGAATAACAAGAGACAATATAAACATGGAAATAAAGGTATTCAGTCGCCTTCTTATGGATCCAGGGGTAATAGAGCGCAATCAGGATAATAATTGGCTATATTGACGCTTTTGACAGGCCAGATAAATTAATTCTCCTGCCGAATGTTAGTTGATGCAAAATTTAAGCTAGCATCGCCAAGCATTATATCGCCAAGCATTACATCGCCAAGCATTACGCTAGCTAGTGCGGCTGCTACATAGCTGTAGAGACCCAAAAAATTTGGGCTTgtttttctaaaaaaaaaaatatatacctgCGGTATATCATGCGATCTAACCAATTTAACAAAGGCTACAAGAATATGACTTTGTTATAATGCCAGCTAATTTTCAATAAATCCCCTAGGTTCTTTccaattaataatataggcaaataattaattttcttttacacATCGTAGGTATACTGGCAATGTAATGCTGAGGAGCAGCCATTAAAGTTTCGCCGGATTTTAGTTATTCCGGCATCTGCCAGCCTGACTTTTATGATTCCGTAAAAATTCTCTCGGGCAGTCAAGAGGAACAGGCTCACCTAGTAGTTATTCCAGGCATCATATACCATattgtacatatatacagCCATAACGATGACACAATCCAAGTCTGCAAAGCGCAAGCGTAATGCACAGGGAGGAACTCCCCAAAAACACGCTAAAGTCACAAAGACAGCTTTGGCCGTCACCACAATCCCCGCTGACGAACCATTCGAGATTAAGCGTTTACAGTCGGTCATCTCAGATGAAGAGCTCGAAGTGACGATTGATACTCTTACTACGCTAGCGCAATACCCAAGCTTAACAAAGTCCAAACTTTGCAGAAACCTTCGAACAGCCGTGTATGATTTTCGACAGTCATGCACTACAGGTGTCAATGCTACCAGTATGTCAAGCTACCAATGTCTAATATGGTGGTGCAACTAAAAATTTCTTAGCGGAGGCTGCAAATCTCACGGCAAGAGTGTCTGCTGCACTCGCTGATGAGAAGTACCTCGAGGCGAAAATTTTACTCGCGGAGATGCGTCTCAGAGGCGAGGAACCGAAGCTAGGTGCACTCTGCCGCTGGGTGCGAGATCTTGACGTTGTAACGCAACCTAGGCAAACAAATGCCAATGACCCTGAACGCTCTGCAAAGGATGATGAGCTTCTTAGCGTACTAGATGCCGTATTACGTGTTAGCTGCCCAGTGGATGGCAACTCGGGGCCGGGGAAGCTTTTACCTGGATTGTCTCCTCGAATCGCTTTTCAAGCAACATGGGATCTACGATCATCTACTACACCATATCAAATCTATGACTCCGTTCTAGATAAATCAATATTTGCATCAGCACCCGGCACGGCGGCTTCTTCTCTACGTATCATTGAAACAACTCCTGGCCACCTCCGCAATCCTCCCAACTATCACCCAGCTATCCTCTACACATCTCAGCCTGATACCGTACTGCTATCATCAGAATGCCCTCAGATTAAACTCCACAAACATCCAAACGTGGCCAATCTCAGTCTTGCGACAAACGTTCTTTCACCTTCTGAATGCAAGGCTATTATTGCTATTGGAGAAACCGTTGGTTTTCTTCCTGACACTCCTGTGCGCGAAGGTGGTGACACAAGTGTTTTGGCGCACAATTTTTACTGGATCGTCGATACCTCATTCCATGATAGGCTTTGGGCGCGTATTTCGCCTTTTGTGCCGGCATCGATCAATGGTCGCTTAGCTCGTGGCATTAATCGACGTTTCCGTGTGTACCGATACGTTCCTGGTGCAGAATATCGGTGCCATATCGATGGAGCATGGCCGCCGTCCGGTATTCGTCCAGACGATACATATGTATACGACGACTCTCCCGCaggaaagaagcaaagctcCTTAtttacctttttattatacctcaACGACGAATTTGAAGGAGGACAAACCACGTTTTTTGTCCCAGCTCCATCCGAAGGAAGACTCAATGCCTATCGAGTGCGTCCAGTCATAGGCGGTGTAGCAATATTTCCACATGGAGAAACGAACGGCGCCCTACTGCATGAAGGCTCAAGCGTCACAAAGGGTGCTAAGTATATTATTCGAACGGACGTGGAGTATGATATCGATCCTTCCCAGGGGAACTAAGAAAATGTAACATGTCTCCAGATTAATAAGTCCATATATAATGTATCCAAAATTATTTGGTTAGGCTACCACCTGTGGCAGCTAATTGGCGCGCAATATTTATCCCCCAAGCTGTTTATAATTACGATTTGCTATTCTTTCACCATCAAGTTGGTAATAACTAGAGATAGTAGTGGATTTAGGGAAGCCGGCAAATCATCTTCTACATAAAATTTGTATTCCTCTCAAAATTCACCATGATTCAAGACATGAGAAGGCATAGTAAGATGTTATATACAAtgtattttaaaagctatatacgTGTAGAGTCATTTACAGTGTCATCTTAGACTACCAGCTATGCCAGTGTTGTCTAGCAATGTCCATAGACATGAGTGACcaaaatatatatacgtgCAGAAagaactatatataaagctccCGCGAATTCATCAAGCCATTTAAGGGCTGCATTTGCCGCTGTTGCAAACGAGCGAGTCAGAGCAGTCGTCATCTGAGGAGCAGCTTGCGCCCTGGCAGTGGCCTTCCCAGCTGCAAGTTGCTGGTGGAGTAGAGCCGCTGCTACCTGAGTCAGCGCTGCATACGCCGCTGTTGCAAACGAGCGAGTCAGAGCAGTCGTTGTCTGAGGAGCAGCTCGCGCCCTGGCAGTGGCCTGCCCAAGTGCAGGTTGAACCACCACCGTTTCCAGGGTTGCCACCGCCATTTCCAGggttgccgccgccgctgacGGGGCCCTCTGGCTGGCCTGGGGCGTTGGTATCGAAGTTGTAAAGAGTCGTATCCAAGACTTGCCAGCTGATATCGATGTGTCCGTTGTTGCATGCATTTGAGTTCAATGCGCTGAGAGCAGAGAAACTGAAATCCAGTCCAGGAGCTCCGTTCGGGTTCCATGGACCAGTAGACGATCCAGTACCGCATCGCTCACAGCCATCACCAATAAAGAATGGAGTGCTTGACGGTTGTCCATTAACGCTGACAACAACCTGTCTACCACAGTACTGGGCCAGGTTACTGGCAATCAAACTGTGGTTCATAGCAACAAGATTGTTGCTGTTAATTTGGTTCAAGTTCAGGGCGATAAACTGGCTGCATTCGACATTGCCCGTGTTTGCGACCGAGAGATCCTGGCCGCAGGATTGAGGGTGTTGAATATCGTAGTAGTATGTTCCATATCCACTTCCGCTGTAGATGACAGACTGAGAGAGAGCCAATTTGGCAAAAAAGCCGAGAGACGCAGTAATTTGACCCTTCATTTTGAATGAGACGGACGAttgaatataaaaaaaccgTGAATAGAGACTTGTTCAAAGCTGGCTTGTTTCCTTGGGACAATTGTCGCTGAATACCGACCCAAT
It encodes:
- a CDS encoding uncharacterized protein (EggNog:ENOG41~antiSMASH:Cluster_2.6), giving the protein MSLPSALLLDPVAEGHEILNGADTAYLIENENLGKKAVFDLGVRKDWWNLPPKVRDPLAFCVGINVEKDVPEVLQERDISLDTINDVIWSHSHLDHRGDV
- a CDS encoding uncharacterized protein (EggNog:ENOG41~antiSMASH:Cluster_2.6) translates to MAVMKPEITGTEEAVFLSSDFAGRHNNEIDFSKSTSKIGGFNALGFYDDESFYLLDTPGHDLGHLSALARATSSKDGHGKDTFILLQSPLSAAGSVKEARVNPWYDVATGQLSTFLDPIVGQRTANTVKEAFDEAENVFVAVCHDLSLLAEENGKPVLPTLNMLPKKA
- a CDS encoding uncharacterized protein (EggNog:ENOG41~TransMembrane:15 (o101-119i131-151o178-199i211-235o241-257i269-287o339-365i423-443o512-532i539-566o586-605i626-644o690-712i724-753o765-789i)~antiSMASH:Cluster_2.6); the encoded protein is MADQQDAINAHVAVDGKEVGGREKHHEITPENPASNAESSEKKLGMDAEVERAISFAEDENDDSYDVRKENRFGEVTVIDNAKDLITHVLHVDDNPDDSPWTFRALTIGLILCIFASVLQEIFYFKPQVIYVSVVFLTVIAYILALPFHFIPRPSGDGIIARLCRFLNPGDFNSKEHAFMVIMGSAGSTSAVATQILAAQRLYYGSNPNQGAAIFLVIASQFLAYGIAGLLRTVLVQPAKMLWPINIPVNTLLETLHRDKAETKKRLKYFSIFFSGAFFWEIIPLWIAPIFQGISIPCLARQDSLVYTNLFGGAQNNEGLGFLGLCFDWNYIAGLNSPLWYPLYTLVNSLTGYLICIVLFMGVYYGNVWRSMDFPFLSQLLYDGSSNSTNFVEYNLTVVLNHDNTINSTLVADQGFPFLSGSYVVYLITTNLGITAAIVHMLLWNYGDIKEGWAFLRPSNLRKLTNASTYMFWRKQSSEYEQNRRQQAIANDEVDPHYKLMMQNGYAEVPNWWYGLVLVLSFVIGIITLYSIKSTLPWWAFIVSNIFAALFILFFGAQMGLTGFQFNQQPVIQMLSGYLLPGKPLANMYFTVFGFNGIQQGQWLLRDLKLAQLAHLPPKATFTAQMLGTIIGAIMDYVMMVSIVDNQTSTLLSIDGTNIWSGQNVQSYNTLAVAWSLAKNMFSVGSQYQWVTLSYLLGFAAPIPFWLAWKLTKREFFRDVNTSIIIWYSGVLCVGVNSSLLMFFGLGIFAQFYLRRFHPGLFIKYNYLISAALDGGTQVMVFILSFAVLGASGTQYNFPTYALNNGGTNNNKNIDYCMFNAADGA
- a CDS encoding uncharacterized protein (EggNog:ENOG41~antiSMASH:Cluster_2.6), encoding MTQSKSAKRKRNAQGGTPQKHAKVTKTALAVTTIPADEPFEIKRLQSVISDEELEVTIDTLTTLAQYPSLTKSKLCRNLRTAVYDFRQSCTTGVNATTEAANLTARVSAALADEKYLEAKILLAEMRLRGEEPKLGALCRWVRDLDVVTQPRQTNANDPERSAKDDELLSVLDAVLRVSCPVDGNSGPGKLLPGLSPRIAFQATWDLRSSTTPYQIYDSVLDKSIFASAPGTAASSLRIIETTPGHLRNPPNYHPAILYTSQPDTVLLSSECPQIKLHKHPNVANLSLATNVLSPSECKAIIAIGETVGFLPDTPVREGGDTSVLAHNFYWIVDTSFHDRLWARISPFVPASINGRLARGINRRFRVYRYVPGAEYRCHIDGAWPPSGIRPDDTYVYDDSPAGKKQSSLFTFLLYLNDEFEGGQTTFFVPAPSEGRLNAYRVRPVIGGVAIFPHGETNGALLHEGSSVTKGAKYIIRTDVEYDIDPSQGN
- a CDS encoding uncharacterized protein (SECRETED:SignalP(1-18)~EggNog:ENOG41~antiSMASH:Cluster_2.6), with protein sequence MKGQITASLGFFAKLALSQSVIYSGSGYGTYYYDIQHPQSCGQDLSVANTGNVECSQFIALNLNQINSNNLVAMNHSLIASNLAQYCGRQVVVSVNGQPSSTPFFIGDGCERCGTGSSTGPWNPNGAPGLDFSFSALSALNSNACNNGHIDISWQVLDTTLYNFDTNAPGQPEGPVSGGGNPGNGGGNPGNGGGSTCTWAGHCQGASCSSDNDCSDSLVCNSGVCSADSGSSGSTPPATCSWEGHCQGASCSSDDDCSDSLVCNSGKCSP